In a genomic window of Bordetella petrii:
- a CDS encoding DUF945 family protein, whose translation MKKAVGITAGVVIVLAAGWLGATWYTGKRIEAEAPARLEEANQKLADALAGMGFGITIKQIDYERHFFTSQARYGISLAKGPGGPDDLPQGTAEFVSQIQHGPFPLGAVTRGRVMPALAFVHAELAANEDLKPLFELTQGATPLWSDTIISYNGDSTGTAGLAPIEFSKDGDVLKFSGAHAEGSYVRATQGTQGHMAIDRITLDATKNEQPVKLDMAGLAFDVDTRMGQFGLGIGTSSALVERIDIQNPDTNTQVALQGLGYTVALTESGSNLNLDAGYRVGQIQVNGKDFGKGQASLKFERLDGKAVNELSKLYNQIIREAGESGGESDAASPVLTDARRQALMQLGRQLLAGNPSMRLDPVSWQTAKGESRLALTIDLTKLPDPDAAAPAGEGMQAMLRQAIKRIDAQVALSKPMMQELIAQYMQGQGLDAQQASAEADDQVRSLSGMAEMLNLGKNDGDKLVASFQYADGKASLNGNEMPADELFNSMLGGLGDDDEEETSAADGALLSALDPVVVGGILDEAGFTYETGAGEQGYPLMTIEPGDSGASSLRIEFNDCDIENACDDLLLRASFASQQPVALQVLNEWNLRNRWARAYLDTDNQAVLEMDVNAYGGIGNSGADYLIRTFLAAVPLFAEALSNTSR comes from the coding sequence ATGAAAAAGGCAGTGGGGATCACAGCAGGCGTGGTCATTGTGCTGGCTGCGGGCTGGCTGGGCGCAACCTGGTACACGGGCAAGCGCATCGAGGCCGAAGCGCCAGCCCGCCTGGAAGAAGCGAACCAGAAGCTGGCCGATGCCCTGGCTGGCATGGGCTTTGGCATCACGATCAAGCAGATCGACTACGAACGCCATTTCTTCACCAGCCAGGCCCGCTACGGCATTTCGCTGGCCAAGGGTCCCGGCGGCCCGGATGACCTCCCGCAGGGCACGGCCGAATTCGTGTCGCAGATCCAGCACGGCCCCTTTCCCTTGGGCGCCGTCACGCGAGGCCGGGTGATGCCCGCGCTGGCCTTCGTGCATGCCGAACTGGCCGCCAATGAAGATCTCAAGCCGCTGTTCGAGTTGACCCAGGGCGCGACGCCCCTGTGGAGCGACACCATCATTTCGTACAACGGCGATTCCACCGGCACCGCCGGGCTGGCTCCCATCGAATTCAGCAAAGACGGCGACGTGCTGAAATTCAGCGGCGCGCATGCCGAAGGCAGCTACGTCCGTGCCACCCAGGGCACTCAGGGCCACATGGCCATCGATCGGATCACGCTCGACGCCACCAAGAACGAACAGCCGGTCAAGCTGGACATGGCAGGCCTGGCGTTCGACGTGGACACCCGCATGGGCCAGTTCGGCCTGGGCATCGGCACTTCCAGCGCCCTGGTCGAACGCATCGACATTCAGAATCCGGACACGAACACCCAGGTTGCGCTGCAAGGCCTGGGCTACACCGTCGCGCTCACCGAAAGCGGCAGCAACCTGAACCTGGACGCGGGCTACCGGGTGGGCCAGATCCAGGTCAACGGCAAAGACTTCGGCAAAGGCCAGGCCAGCCTGAAGTTCGAACGCCTGGATGGCAAAGCCGTTAATGAACTGTCCAAGCTTTACAACCAGATCATCCGCGAAGCCGGCGAAAGCGGCGGCGAAAGCGACGCCGCCAGTCCCGTGCTGACCGACGCGCGCCGCCAAGCCCTGATGCAACTGGGCCGCCAACTGCTCGCCGGCAATCCGTCGATGCGCCTGGACCCGGTTTCCTGGCAAACCGCCAAGGGCGAAAGCCGTCTCGCCCTGACCATCGACCTGACCAAGCTCCCGGACCCGGATGCCGCCGCGCCGGCAGGCGAAGGCATGCAAGCCATGCTGCGGCAAGCCATCAAGCGCATCGACGCGCAGGTCGCGCTGTCCAAGCCCATGATGCAGGAACTGATCGCCCAGTACATGCAGGGCCAGGGGCTGGACGCGCAGCAGGCGTCCGCCGAAGCCGACGACCAGGTCCGCTCGCTGTCCGGCATGGCGGAAATGCTGAACCTTGGCAAGAACGACGGCGACAAACTCGTGGCCTCGTTCCAGTATGCCGACGGCAAAGCCAGCCTGAACGGCAACGAAATGCCCGCCGACGAGCTGTTCAACAGCATGCTGGGCGGCCTGGGCGACGACGATGAAGAAGAAACGTCTGCCGCCGACGGCGCCCTGCTCAGCGCGCTGGACCCTGTCGTGGTGGGCGGCATCCTGGACGAAGCCGGCTTCACGTATGAAACCGGCGCCGGCGAACAAGGCTATCCGCTGATGACTATCGAGCCGGGCGACAGCGGCGCTTCAAGCCTGCGCATCGAGTTCAACGATTGCGACATCGAGAACGCCTGCGACGACCTGCTGCTGCGCGCCAGCTTTGCGTCGCAGCAGCCCGTGGCGCTGCAGGTGCTGAACGAGTGGAACCTGCGCAACCGCTGGGCTCGCG